Proteins from a single region of Cydia amplana chromosome 17, ilCydAmpl1.1, whole genome shotgun sequence:
- the LOC134655671 gene encoding H/ACA ribonucleoprotein complex subunit 3, which yields MYLRYFLNENGERQYTLATLDPTGKPTLSAHPARFSPEDKYSRQRIIIKKRFGLLITQQPEPIH from the exons ATGTACCTCAGATATTTCTTGAACGAAAATGGTGAAAGACAGTACACTCTGGCG aCGCTGGACCCTACTGGGAAGCCAACCCTATCTGCCCACCCAG cTCGATTTTCTCCTGAAGACAAGTATTCAAGACAGAGAATTATAATCAAGAAGAGATTTGGTCTCCTTATAACACAACAGCCAGAACCAATCCACTAA